The Acidicapsa ligni genome has a window encoding:
- a CDS encoding flagellar FlbD family protein, with protein sequence MIEVTRLNGNPMMVNSDLIKIAEASPDTMLTLIHGEKLIVRESCAEVVEKVLAYRARLLAEVATRGVDAGELQIVAGLTSIDAVHLGAATMNSNLNMDSCPGAVDIATASRTVSAINHQ encoded by the coding sequence ATGATTGAAGTGACGCGATTGAACGGCAATCCGATGATGGTGAACAGCGATCTGATCAAGATTGCAGAGGCTTCTCCCGATACGATGCTTACGCTGATTCATGGCGAAAAGCTGATTGTTCGCGAGAGCTGTGCAGAGGTTGTGGAGAAAGTGCTTGCGTATCGTGCCCGGTTGCTTGCGGAGGTTGCTACGCGAGGCGTGGATGCAGGGGAGTTGCAAATAGTCGCTGGATTAACAAGCATCGATGCTGTCCATCTTGGTGCGGCAACCATGAACTCCAATCTCAACATGGACTCTTGCCCTGGCGCTGTCGATATAGCTACTGCCAGCCGAACTGTATCCGCGATCAACCATCAATGA
- a CDS encoding ABC transporter ATP-binding protein encodes MFRDLKPLFRYMARYKWGYLWGTLSLMATNAIWVLFPKVIEKAVNELNHADAGPAAMRQKIIFYASLLIGIALLKGVFLYASRWILIGISREIEFDLRNDLFKQLERQDSGYYQRYRTGDIMARLTNDLNAVRQLLGPAIMYSANTVLFSVGALYFLLRISPWLTLVALAPMPIASVLVQYFGARIHERFERIQASFSEITSHAQENFSGARLIRAFAREKSQIESFEKANQEYIRRALRLVQLMGMLWPTLEFVLGVALVITLFAGGRLVLEHKIDVGSFIAFNTYMILLTFPIIAVGWVVNLFQRGTASIKRIDEILRSEPTIDDSRADTSIPANLLLRGDIEFRNLSFGYGDKTVLSNINLSVPAGSTLAIVGPTGAGKSTLISLIPRLLDVDAETLWIDGRPIREYPLKVLRANIGVVPQETFLFSETIRENLCFGAPNATNDEIMEAAEAAYIRSEFEDFPLGFETIVGERGVTLSGGQKQRTSIARALLRHPRILILDDALASVDTYTEERILRGLRDYTSKTEAQGCTTILISHRISTVRDADQIAVLDHGRIIELGTHEELLSRGGYYAGLYEKQLLEEELSVTG; translated from the coding sequence ATGTTTCGCGATTTGAAGCCGCTTTTTCGTTATATGGCCCGCTACAAGTGGGGCTACCTCTGGGGCACCCTGTCCCTGATGGCGACCAACGCCATCTGGGTGCTGTTTCCCAAGGTGATTGAAAAGGCAGTCAATGAGCTGAACCACGCGGACGCAGGCCCGGCAGCCATGCGGCAGAAGATCATCTTCTACGCCAGCCTGCTGATCGGAATCGCGCTGTTGAAGGGCGTCTTTCTTTATGCCTCGCGATGGATCCTGATTGGCATCTCGCGGGAGATCGAGTTCGATCTGCGCAACGATCTCTTTAAGCAACTTGAGCGGCAGGATTCGGGCTACTATCAGCGCTATCGTACCGGCGACATCATGGCCCGGCTCACGAATGATCTCAACGCCGTACGGCAACTGCTTGGACCCGCTATCATGTATAGCGCGAATACGGTGCTGTTCTCGGTAGGCGCGCTGTATTTCCTGCTCCGCATCAGTCCGTGGCTCACCCTGGTGGCCCTGGCGCCGATGCCGATAGCTTCGGTACTGGTGCAGTATTTCGGCGCGCGCATTCATGAGCGTTTCGAACGGATCCAGGCCAGCTTTTCTGAGATTACTTCGCATGCACAGGAGAATTTTTCCGGGGCTCGGCTGATACGTGCATTCGCACGCGAAAAATCGCAGATCGAATCCTTCGAAAAAGCAAACCAGGAATACATTCGCCGAGCTCTGCGGCTTGTGCAACTGATGGGCATGCTGTGGCCGACGCTGGAGTTCGTACTCGGTGTGGCGCTGGTCATCACGCTCTTTGCGGGTGGACGCCTCGTGCTGGAACACAAGATCGATGTAGGCAGTTTCATCGCATTCAATACCTACATGATCCTGCTTACCTTCCCCATTATTGCTGTGGGCTGGGTGGTGAATCTCTTCCAGCGTGGAACGGCCTCCATCAAGCGCATCGATGAGATTCTGCGCTCTGAGCCGACGATTGATGACAGCCGCGCGGATACATCCATTCCCGCGAACCTGCTGTTGCGTGGCGATATTGAATTTCGCAATTTGAGCTTTGGATACGGCGATAAAACGGTGCTGAGCAATATCAATCTCTCCGTTCCCGCAGGATCAACCCTGGCGATTGTAGGGCCGACGGGCGCGGGTAAGTCTACGTTGATTAGCCTGATTCCGCGCCTGCTGGATGTCGATGCAGAGACGCTATGGATTGACGGACGTCCGATTCGCGAGTATCCGCTGAAAGTGCTTCGCGCAAACATTGGCGTCGTGCCACAAGAGACGTTTCTCTTCAGTGAAACTATCCGCGAGAACCTTTGCTTTGGCGCACCGAATGCGACGAATGACGAAATCATGGAAGCCGCGGAAGCAGCTTATATTCGCAGCGAATTTGAAGACTTCCCTCTAGGCTTTGAAACGATCGTAGGCGAACGCGGCGTTACGCTTTCCGGCGGCCAGAAGCAGAGAACTTCGATCGCGCGCGCGCTGCTGCGACACCCCCGAATTCTGATTTTGGATGATGCACTGGCCAGCGTCGACACGTACACGGAAGAGCGAATCCTGCGTGGCCTACGCGACTATACAAGCAAGACCGAAGCGCAAGGTTGTACCACGATCCTCATCTCGCATCGGATTTCGACGGTGCGGGATGCGGATCAGATCGCAGTATTGGATCACGGTCGCATTATTGAATTAGGAACACACGAAGAATTATTATCACGCGGCGGCTACTACGCGGGGCTCTACGAAAAGCAACTGCTTGAAGAAGAGTTATCCGTTACAGGATAG
- a CDS encoding TolB family protein: MRHRLSLLISFVLLFALVFAIAPILSAQPAGTGTLGVFSDHSDIGTILHPGSAAFDSSQAAYTVTGSGDNTWFKADDLHYVWKKIDGSDSTDIMLSAEISFVGTGGDAHRKAMLMIRQSLDSGSPYVDIARHGDGLTSLQYRNENGDVTREVETNLSGPRSVRLVKRGDFFYVLYRGKDGAWRFSGASMKLSMHDAFYVGLAVCSHNKDTTEKAVFSHVQLAVGAAKSKDAEQLISTLETVPVSSTDRRVAYTAASHFEAPNWLRDNSGFLINQDGYLQRVDARPAGGEPGNGPRMTWNGKPPVELDSSPASKLNNDHGLSPDGQRIAFSDQTEPGGSRVYTMPVIGGKPQKITEDAPSYFHGWSPDGKTLAFTGERSGEFDIYSVSVEGGTSQQLTKGAGFNDGPDYSADGNWIYFNSTRSGHMQIWRMHVDGSNAEQVTHDATEDWFAHPSPDGKLIVFLAYPPGTSGHPGGQDVTLQVMPAAGGESHLLAKLRGGQGTINVPSWSPDSKEIAFVSYAMLPADATK; the protein is encoded by the coding sequence TTGCGCCATCGCCTTTCTCTCCTTATATCTTTCGTACTCCTTTTTGCCCTCGTTTTTGCCATCGCTCCAATCCTTTCGGCGCAGCCCGCTGGTACCGGAACGCTTGGCGTCTTCTCCGATCACTCTGATATCGGCACCATCCTGCACCCAGGCTCGGCTGCATTCGATTCGTCGCAGGCAGCCTACACCGTGACCGGAAGCGGCGATAATACGTGGTTCAAAGCCGACGACCTGCATTATGTCTGGAAGAAGATCGACGGCTCCGACAGTACAGACATCATGCTCAGCGCCGAGATCAGCTTTGTTGGCACGGGTGGCGACGCGCACCGTAAAGCAATGTTGATGATCAGGCAGAGTCTTGACTCTGGCTCGCCCTATGTCGATATTGCGCGTCATGGGGATGGTCTGACGTCGCTGCAATATCGCAACGAAAATGGAGATGTCACCCGCGAAGTGGAGACCAATCTTTCCGGTCCGCGATCCGTCCGGCTCGTCAAGCGAGGCGATTTCTTTTACGTGCTCTACCGCGGGAAAGATGGAGCATGGCGCTTTTCCGGTGCGTCCATGAAGCTGTCGATGCACGACGCGTTTTACGTAGGGCTGGCCGTCTGTTCACACAATAAGGACACAACGGAAAAGGCAGTATTTTCGCATGTGCAACTTGCTGTCGGGGCAGCTAAATCAAAGGATGCAGAGCAACTCATCAGCACACTCGAAACGGTGCCCGTCTCCTCCACCGATCGTCGCGTCGCCTACACCGCGGCGAGTCATTTTGAGGCTCCCAACTGGCTTCGCGACAATTCTGGGTTCCTCATCAATCAGGATGGATATCTTCAACGAGTAGATGCGCGGCCTGCTGGCGGAGAGCCCGGGAATGGGCCGCGTATGACATGGAATGGCAAGCCGCCCGTGGAACTGGATTCGTCTCCGGCAAGCAAATTAAATAATGATCACGGGCTTTCGCCAGACGGGCAGCGTATCGCATTTTCGGATCAGACTGAGCCCGGTGGTTCGCGTGTTTACACCATGCCGGTAATCGGCGGAAAGCCGCAGAAGATTACTGAGGATGCGCCGTCTTACTTTCATGGATGGTCGCCGGACGGGAAGACGCTTGCGTTTACCGGGGAGCGCAGTGGAGAGTTCGACATCTATTCGGTTTCAGTTGAGGGCGGTACATCGCAGCAGTTGACGAAGGGCGCAGGTTTCAATGATGGGCCGGATTACTCTGCCGATGGCAACTGGATCTATTTCAATTCGACTCGTTCAGGCCATATGCAGATTTGGCGCATGCATGTTGACGGCTCAAACGCGGAGCAGGTCACGCATGATGCCACGGAAGACTGGTTTGCTCATCCCTCGCCGGATGGTAAGCTCATCGTTTTTCTCGCATATCCACCGGGAACATCCGGTCATCCGGGCGGTCAGGATGTAACGCTCCAGGTAATGCCTGCGGCAGGCGGCGAGTCGCATCTGTTGGCGAAGCTACGGGGCGGCCAGGGCACAATCAATGTGCCGTCCTGGTCTCCTGACAGCAAAGAGATAGCGTTTGTGAGCTATGCGATGCTTCCCGCGGACGCGACGAAATAA
- a CDS encoding flagellar motor protein has product MDKASIGGVLLAVVGIVAGLLLEGGNLGQIIQPTAAMIVFGGTLGAVLLQFPLTTVIEATQRLAHVFFTPRQESAKLIQTLVAYANKARRSGLVSLDGDLKTIEEPFLRQALTLAVDGSEPAELRKIMSLSMDARAEGEERLPAVFESAGGFSPTIGILGAVLGLIQVMQHLDRIEEVGKGIAVAFVATIYGVGAANLFFLPAAGKLRIRIQEEHRRREMMLEGVISILEGINPRMLEVKLGGFLDEVKAAARKKAA; this is encoded by the coding sequence ATGGATAAGGCAAGTATCGGTGGCGTGCTACTCGCGGTCGTGGGCATCGTGGCAGGCCTGCTGCTTGAGGGTGGCAACCTGGGCCAGATCATACAGCCTACGGCAGCAATGATCGTCTTCGGAGGCACATTAGGGGCTGTGCTTTTGCAGTTTCCTTTAACCACGGTGATCGAGGCTACGCAGCGGCTGGCGCATGTTTTCTTCACACCGAGGCAGGAGAGCGCGAAGTTGATTCAGACCCTGGTAGCTTATGCCAACAAGGCGCGGCGGTCGGGATTGGTATCTCTGGATGGGGATCTCAAAACGATTGAAGAGCCTTTTCTTCGCCAGGCATTGACGCTGGCCGTAGATGGCAGCGAGCCTGCGGAGTTGCGCAAGATCATGTCCCTGAGCATGGATGCGCGCGCTGAGGGAGAAGAGCGTTTGCCTGCTGTCTTTGAATCTGCGGGAGGCTTTTCTCCTACCATCGGCATCCTTGGAGCGGTGCTTGGTTTGATTCAGGTGATGCAGCATCTTGATCGCATTGAAGAAGTCGGTAAAGGCATTGCGGTGGCATTCGTCGCGACTATCTATGGCGTTGGCGCGGCGAATCTGTTCTTTTTGCCTGCGGCGGGCAAACTTCGTATTCGCATTCAAGAAGAGCACAGACGGCGAGAGATGATGTTGGAAGGAGTGATTTCGATTTTGGAAGGAATCAATCCACGCATGCTGGAAGTGAAGCTTGGCGGCTTTCTGGATGAGGTCAAAGCGGCTGCGAGAAAGAAGGCCGCATGA
- the fliS gene encoding flagellar export chaperone FliS has translation MASYQERALDGASPVDLVVALYDGIIRFLYAAIEAVERDDVNGRRVAVKRALDILIHLQARLRMDIGGRPALVLSEFYASMFALILQASQSASTQRFHDVIGCVKNIRDAWRQVASEGGRYPSAPTSAKRIAPISQSKPDPEQASSWTA, from the coding sequence ATGGCCAGTTATCAGGAACGCGCGCTCGATGGAGCCTCGCCGGTCGATCTCGTCGTAGCTCTTTACGATGGCATCATTCGTTTTCTCTACGCCGCGATTGAGGCGGTCGAACGCGACGACGTGAACGGGCGTCGCGTTGCAGTTAAGCGGGCGCTGGATATCCTCATCCATCTCCAGGCTCGTTTGCGGATGGATATCGGAGGGCGTCCTGCACTGGTATTGAGTGAGTTCTATGCATCCATGTTTGCGCTGATTCTGCAGGCATCGCAGAGCGCCTCTACACAGCGGTTTCATGATGTTATTGGCTGCGTCAAAAACATTCGCGATGCGTGGCGGCAGGTTGCTTCTGAGGGTGGCCGCTATCCTTCTGCGCCAACTTCCGCAAAACGCATTGCCCCAATTAGTCAATCCAAACCAGACCCTGAGCAGGCTTCGAGCTGGACTGCGTAA
- the fliD gene encoding flagellar filament capping protein FliD has product MGTVGISFGSPTAGTGFDVSNTVSQIVANLQNVESPWKSQLGVLSGQDAAISSLGSLLSTLSNDIGQFTDFDGVLSGKQGSSSDPGVLAITSASTSAVAGTHTIVVNSLAAISSGYLDEIPTADASAALSGSISIRVGSGTAQTITLDSGDNTLAGVASAINAAGIGVTASVLTDTTGSRLSLVSATSGTAGDLSVTSSISDGGTNPLGYNPATAGADASLSVDGVTITSASNTVANVIPGVTFELLAPSPITGTGATATPEPVQMQVINYNTGVVSSMTQLVSDYNAVVSAINSQEGNTSSGTPEPLFGTPTLTLLQEQLLGSINTTSPSGYLDEIPSANTSDTLTGSITITAGSSSPATIDLSSLPTADQNLNGLVSAINSTNIGVTASVLTDSTGSRLSLVSDVSGAAGKLTVTSSIADGATTLNYNPQSDVNSLTALGVTVNNDGTLSLDSDTLNNELNMDYSGVVSFFQNSDSWGTEFSNTLNNLGTSNINGTLALALSSDSSIESSLNTDISNEDLVISTEQVSLTLELTSANEILQSIPSNLNNVSELYSAITGYNAPTLG; this is encoded by the coding sequence ATGGGAACAGTAGGAATCAGTTTTGGATCGCCAACTGCAGGTACCGGCTTTGATGTCAGCAATACGGTCAGCCAGATCGTCGCTAATCTTCAAAATGTGGAGTCGCCGTGGAAGTCTCAGCTAGGCGTTTTAAGCGGTCAGGATGCGGCTATCTCCAGCCTGGGCAGCCTGCTTTCCACTCTTTCCAATGACATCGGCCAATTCACTGATTTTGACGGCGTACTTTCCGGCAAGCAGGGCTCGAGCTCCGATCCCGGTGTGCTCGCTATTACTTCGGCGTCCACTTCTGCGGTAGCTGGCACTCATACCATTGTGGTCAACTCTCTCGCAGCTATTTCTTCTGGTTATCTCGATGAGATACCGACAGCCGACGCATCCGCTGCATTGAGCGGCTCTATCTCCATTCGGGTTGGTTCGGGTACGGCGCAGACCATCACGCTCGACTCGGGAGATAACACTCTGGCTGGTGTGGCCTCTGCTATTAACGCGGCGGGCATTGGAGTTACGGCTTCCGTCCTGACAGATACTACAGGCTCGCGACTCTCGCTGGTCTCTGCAACCTCCGGTACGGCTGGCGATCTCTCTGTAACTTCTTCGATCAGCGATGGAGGGACCAATCCTTTGGGCTATAACCCCGCAACGGCCGGGGCCGATGCAAGTCTCTCGGTGGATGGAGTTACAATCACCAGCGCTTCCAACACTGTCGCCAATGTTATTCCTGGAGTTACCTTCGAGTTGCTTGCCCCATCCCCTATCACCGGTACAGGTGCGACTGCCACTCCCGAGCCAGTTCAGATGCAGGTTATCAATTACAACACGGGTGTCGTCAGCTCGATGACGCAGCTTGTTTCCGATTACAACGCTGTCGTCAGCGCGATCAATTCGCAGGAGGGCAATACCAGTTCCGGTACGCCGGAGCCGCTTTTTGGCACGCCCACGCTCACACTTTTGCAGGAGCAGCTTCTCGGCTCTATCAATACGACTTCGCCTTCTGGCTATCTCGATGAGATTCCGTCGGCAAATACTTCAGACACCTTGACCGGATCCATTACCATCACCGCGGGTTCATCCTCTCCAGCGACGATCGATCTTAGCTCTCTCCCAACTGCCGATCAGAATCTGAATGGACTCGTCTCGGCGATTAACTCCACCAATATTGGAGTTACAGCCAGCGTTCTTACCGACTCCACCGGTTCGCGACTGTCGTTAGTATCCGATGTATCCGGAGCTGCGGGAAAACTAACTGTCACTTCGTCCATCGCTGACGGAGCCACTACGCTGAACTACAACCCCCAGAGCGACGTCAACAGCCTTACGGCCCTGGGCGTTACCGTCAATAACGACGGTACTTTGAGCCTTGATTCCGACACGCTCAACAATGAATTGAACATGGATTATTCGGGTGTGGTCAGCTTCTTCCAAAACAGCGATAGCTGGGGCACGGAGTTCTCCAACACGCTTAATAACCTTGGCACATCGAATATCAACGGTACGCTGGCGCTGGCGTTAAGTTCCGATAGCTCGATAGAGTCCTCGCTTAACACGGATATCTCAAATGAAGATCTTGTTATCTCGACGGAACAGGTAAGTCTCACCTTGGAGCTTACCAGCGCCAACGAAATTCTCCAGTCAATTCCATCGAACCTCAACAATGTGTCGGAGCTTTATTCCGCCATCACCGGATACAACGCGCCCACACTGGGATAA
- a CDS encoding flagellin N-terminal helical domain-containing protein, whose product MALGVLNNISALYAENSLNSTNSSLQTVLTQLSSGSKINSGSDDAAGLSLVNGLQANATALTQSATNATEGVGLLQVADGALSQVTSLLNRAVTLATEVSNGTLNNSQDAAANQEYQSILSEINSIGQTTTYNSNQVFTGAAAGTNIYTGDSSTSGSSIDNLYFAPLSSSTVGDSGGSVVQSSSGEFIDLSLAATSVLSKGATAADTITGGLTFTTTNADGTTSTIATTATTVGGLVAEINEDGIAGVTASLTTAGAVGDAAGATTALADTGILVSNTNGNVIITNTGGTTPGALLDTTTGEGATALVASTAGTETISYQQGANEQTSNLAAAGIDLANEGDAQATVKVLNAAISNVAAQRGYLGAQVNTLNAVSQVVSTQQENITSAQNAVQATDYAAATTALSKYEILSQTGISALAQANSLQQEVTKLLQ is encoded by the coding sequence ATGGCATTGGGCGTACTGAATAACATCTCCGCGCTATACGCAGAGAACAGCCTGAACAGCACCAACAGCAGCCTGCAAACTGTCCTCACGCAGTTGTCGTCTGGTTCCAAGATCAACTCGGGCTCGGATGACGCGGCAGGCCTGTCGCTGGTGAACGGTCTACAGGCCAACGCTACCGCCCTTACCCAATCCGCAACCAACGCCACAGAGGGTGTAGGTCTGTTGCAGGTCGCGGATGGCGCACTATCGCAAGTGACAAGCCTGCTCAACCGGGCCGTGACGCTGGCCACCGAGGTCTCGAACGGCACCCTCAACAACTCTCAGGATGCAGCGGCCAACCAGGAGTATCAGTCGATCCTCTCGGAAATCAACTCCATCGGCCAGACGACCACGTACAACTCCAACCAGGTATTTACCGGCGCAGCCGCGGGAACCAACATCTACACCGGCGATTCCTCCACCTCCGGTTCGTCCATTGATAACCTGTACTTCGCTCCGTTGTCCTCTTCGACAGTGGGCGATTCAGGCGGCTCCGTGGTTCAGAGCTCTTCAGGAGAGTTCATCGATCTCTCTTTAGCCGCGACAAGTGTTCTGAGCAAAGGCGCTACTGCTGCCGATACAATTACCGGAGGTCTGACCTTTACTACCACCAACGCGGACGGCACCACCAGCACCATCGCCACCACGGCAACTACAGTTGGTGGACTGGTCGCCGAGATCAACGAGGACGGTATCGCGGGTGTCACTGCCAGCCTTACCACCGCTGGAGCTGTAGGTGATGCTGCCGGTGCAACTACTGCTCTGGCAGACACCGGTATCCTCGTCTCCAACACCAACGGCAACGTAATCATCACCAATACCGGTGGTACTACTCCTGGGGCGTTGCTCGATACCACTACGGGTGAGGGTGCAACGGCTCTCGTAGCTTCCACTGCGGGTACTGAGACCATCAGCTATCAGCAGGGCGCCAACGAGCAGACCAGCAATCTTGCTGCCGCTGGCATCGATCTCGCCAACGAAGGCGATGCACAGGCAACGGTGAAGGTGCTGAATGCGGCCATCAGCAACGTTGCAGCGCAGCGCGGCTATCTCGGAGCACAGGTCAACACGCTGAACGCTGTCTCCCAGGTCGTTTCAACTCAGCAGGAAAACATCACTTCGGCACAGAATGCTGTCCAGGCCACGGACTATGCCGCAGCCACCACGGCTCTCTCCAAGTACGAAATCCTCAGCCAGACCGGCATTTCGGCCCTGGCCCAGGCCAACAGCCTGCAGCAGGAAGTCACCAAGCTGCTGCAGTAA